Proteins encoded together in one Oreochromis aureus strain Israel breed Guangdong linkage group 23, ZZ_aureus, whole genome shotgun sequence window:
- the ephx4 gene encoding epoxide hydrolase 4 isoform X2, translating into MTRPWEPTVMLGSRNSLFLPSDGNIESGLRFHYVAAGERGKPLMLFLHGFPEFWFSWRYQLREFKSEFRVVAIDMRGYGESDLPLSTESYRFEYLVTDVKDIVEYLGYNRCCLVGHDWGGTIAWLFAIHYPEMVTKLIVLNCPHPSVFTDYALRHPSQLLKSSHYFFFQLPRFPELMLSINDFKALKALFTSRSTGIGRKGRWLTAEDLEAYLYALSQPGALTGALNYYRNVFSSLPLSHNHVRSPVLLLWGERDAFLEQEMAEACRLYIRNHFRLNIISGASHWLQQDQPDIVNTLIWTFLKEGEGRKSYRN; encoded by the exons ATGACACGTCCTTGGGAACCCACTGTTATGTTAGGATCAAG GAACTCACTCTTTCTGCCATCAGATGGAAATATT GAGTCTGGCCTCAGGTTCCACTATGTCGCTGCTGGTGAGAGAGGAAAGCCCCTCATGTTGTTTCTGCACGGCTTCCCTGAGTTCTG GTTTTCCTGGCGTTACCAGCTGCGTGAGTTTAAGAGTGAATTTCGTGTGGTGGCCATCGACATGAGGGGCTACGGGGAGTCCGACCTGCCGCTCTCCACTGAGAGTTACCGCTTCGAATACCTGGTCACGGATGTCAAAGATATTGTGGAGTACTTAG GTTACAACAGATGTTGCCTCGTTGGCCATGACTGGGGTGGGACCATAGCGTGGCTGTTTGCGATTCACTACCCCGAGATGGTGACAAAACTCATTGTTCTCAACTGTCCACATCCGTCTGTGTTCACAG aTTATGCCCTGCGTCACCCGAGCCAGCTGCTGAAATCCAGTCATTACTTTTTCTTCCAGCTGCCCCGCTTCCCGGAGCTCATGCTCTCCATCAATGATTTCAAG GCTCTGAAGGCTTTGTTCACCAGCCGCAGCACAGGGATCGGCAGGAAAGGCCGATGGCTCACCGCAGAGGATCTGGAAGCCTACCTGTATGCGCTCTCACAACCGGGAGCTCTAACAGGAGCCCTCAACTACTACAGGAATGTCTTCAG CTCCCTCCCTCTGAGCCATAACCACGTCAGGTCGccggtgctgctgctgtggggaGAGCGGGATGCCTTCTTGGAACAGGAAATGGCCGAGGCATGCCGCCTCTACATCAGGAATCATTTCCGTCTTAACATCATTTCCGGGGCCAGTCACTGGCTCCAGCAGGACCAGCCCGATATCGTAAACACCCTCATATGGACCTTCCTCAAGGAGGGCGAGGGACGTAAAAGCTACAGGAACTAA
- the ephx4 gene encoding epoxide hydrolase 4 isoform X1, with protein MARVLHNLLMFLISLALKIRVLGYWSLIYGYCALCAIVALLKLWWNIVLRPTTTFQWVIRETPPACLNDTSLGTHCYVRIKESGLRFHYVAAGERGKPLMLFLHGFPEFWFSWRYQLREFKSEFRVVAIDMRGYGESDLPLSTESYRFEYLVTDVKDIVEYLGYNRCCLVGHDWGGTIAWLFAIHYPEMVTKLIVLNCPHPSVFTDYALRHPSQLLKSSHYFFFQLPRFPELMLSINDFKALKALFTSRSTGIGRKGRWLTAEDLEAYLYALSQPGALTGALNYYRNVFSSLPLSHNHVRSPVLLLWGERDAFLEQEMAEACRLYIRNHFRLNIISGASHWLQQDQPDIVNTLIWTFLKEGEGRKSYRN; from the exons ATGGCGAGAGTGCTCCACAacttgctgatgtttttaatcaGTCTTGCGCTGAAAATCAGAGTTTTGGGGTATTGGTCATTGATATACGGTTATTGTGCTCTTTGCGCCATCGTAGCCCTGCTGAAACTTTGGTGGAACATCGTTTTAAGGCCGACAACAACCTTCCAATGGGTGATTCGTGAAACTCCCCCGGCTTGTCTGAATGACACGTCCTTGGGAACCCACTGTTATGTTAGGATCAAG GAGTCTGGCCTCAGGTTCCACTATGTCGCTGCTGGTGAGAGAGGAAAGCCCCTCATGTTGTTTCTGCACGGCTTCCCTGAGTTCTG GTTTTCCTGGCGTTACCAGCTGCGTGAGTTTAAGAGTGAATTTCGTGTGGTGGCCATCGACATGAGGGGCTACGGGGAGTCCGACCTGCCGCTCTCCACTGAGAGTTACCGCTTCGAATACCTGGTCACGGATGTCAAAGATATTGTGGAGTACTTAG GTTACAACAGATGTTGCCTCGTTGGCCATGACTGGGGTGGGACCATAGCGTGGCTGTTTGCGATTCACTACCCCGAGATGGTGACAAAACTCATTGTTCTCAACTGTCCACATCCGTCTGTGTTCACAG aTTATGCCCTGCGTCACCCGAGCCAGCTGCTGAAATCCAGTCATTACTTTTTCTTCCAGCTGCCCCGCTTCCCGGAGCTCATGCTCTCCATCAATGATTTCAAG GCTCTGAAGGCTTTGTTCACCAGCCGCAGCACAGGGATCGGCAGGAAAGGCCGATGGCTCACCGCAGAGGATCTGGAAGCCTACCTGTATGCGCTCTCACAACCGGGAGCTCTAACAGGAGCCCTCAACTACTACAGGAATGTCTTCAG CTCCCTCCCTCTGAGCCATAACCACGTCAGGTCGccggtgctgctgctgtggggaGAGCGGGATGCCTTCTTGGAACAGGAAATGGCCGAGGCATGCCGCCTCTACATCAGGAATCATTTCCGTCTTAACATCATTTCCGGGGCCAGTCACTGGCTCCAGCAGGACCAGCCCGATATCGTAAACACCCTCATATGGACCTTCCTCAAGGAGGGCGAGGGACGTAAAAGCTACAGGAACTAA